The following DNA comes from Candidatus Dadabacteria bacterium.
TGACGAAAATCTGGAACGCATTATCGTACGGATATCAGCAAGCTCTTGAGGAGATGGTAACGTTCCACAGGGACACCATGGCCGCAGTTGAGGAAAAAATGGAAACAGGCTCGGTTGACAAGGGTATAGCGCTTGAAGAGTTGTTAAATGCTGTAGTTGAAGAAAACGGCTGGGAAGAGCGTGGCAACAAAGCATTCGGACAGTTCCTTGGCAGTAACCTCTGCAACATGCAAAAAACAACCGCATTGCCGAAAAAACTTCTTGACGAACTGTCTTGGGGACAGGGCGAAGATACCGATTTTTTCGCCGAAGGTGAGTTCAAAGGCTGGCCGCTTCGTATCTGGCCAACTTTCAAACGACCGTTCATTCAGATTGCCGGACAATACTACTGCTTTGATCTTCACTCTCTTTTTGACAATATCTACCGCATCATGCAACGGATCATACTCCGCCTAGATCCTACTTATGCGGAAACTTGGAACAAAACTCAACAGGAACTTTCTGAAGCCCTGCCGTTTAAATACCTGAGTGTGATTCTGCCGGGAGCTACGGGGTGCCAATCCGCCTACTATAAATGGTTTCCTAAAGAATCAAACACCAGAAAAGACTGGTGCGAGGTAGATGGAATACTCATTTATGACGACTACCTCTTCATCATTGAATGCAGGGGCGGGGCGTTTACCTACACTTCGCCAGCAACAGACTTCCCCGCTTTTGTAAATTCTCTCAAAAATCTAGTTCTTAAACCCGCAAGCCAAGGGAAACGCTTTCTGGACTATCTCTGCAGCTCTGAAGCTGTTGCTATCTTTGACAAGAACCACAAGCAGATCCGAAAGCTGCGCAAATCCGACTTCCGTCATATCAACATCTGCCTTGTAACACTGGATTCTTTCACAGAGATGGCCGCGCAGGTCCAGCATCTCCACAAAATCGGCGTCAACGCTGGCCCTGATCCAGTATGGGCAATCTCTGTTGACGACCTGCGCGTATACGCCGACATCTTTGAGAATCCGTTACATTTCCTGCACTACGTGCAGCAGCGTGGCGAAGCCTTCAAGTCAGACATTGTGCAAGTAGACGATGAACTTGACCACTTGGGCCTGTATCTGGAACATAATCACTACTCCACTCACGCAGCCAGAATCCGAGGGGATTCACAAGCACGCATTAACTTCAACGGTTACCGAAGCAATATCGACAAATTTTTCCTAAAACGCATGCGCAACCCAATGTGCCCCTGCCCACTGAAACAAGATTCGCCGCCTCGCTTCACAGAAATTGTTGACTGGCTGGCCAGCACCAATAAGGCAAGACGAAGCAAGCTGGCATGCTACCTTCTCGACCTGAACGGAGACATACGAAACAGCCTGTCTGCGTATATTGACGAGGAATTGAAACTGCAACCGACAACCCGTCGCCCAAAGCCTTGGTCAATTCACGGAGGCAATACGATTGGCTGTACGATATTTTGTTACACAGACAGCTACGTCCCAAGAAATGCCGAATTCGCCCTCTATCATTCTAAAACAGTTATGATTCTTGCCGAAGAACCTGAAAGACTGCTGATCGAAATTAGTTACTCTGACAACAATGCATTGCAGGGCGTAGAATGGACATGGCTTGACTCATCATCAATTCCTGCCGCGGAACTGGCGCTTCTGAAAGTTGGCGCGGAAACGTTAAGGAAAAAGAGACTGAAGTCAACCAAATTAACAAAAAGGCGGAAATAGACTATTTGGTTTTAAGTTCGTATGCTCACTGATATACGTCCGTAAGCTTCATATACTCAACCTGTCCTAACTTCCGCATGCAAACCTCTTTTTATTTCGGTATCGAGAAATCATTGTGAGAAACAACGGAAGCTAGCTCAATTGTTCCATTCGCACATTCCCAATAATGTAGGCGAAACTCGCTGTCTATGTCACGTCTCTGCGCTTTGTCAAGTCCACGCATAAGTTGAGGGGAATTCCCTCCAGGCTCAGTCCTAAGCCCACGAACAGCGCTCAAGTTTTCACGTTGAACAGTTTCAACAATGGACCGAAGTATTTTAGGTGGTAGGGAACTGCCCTGCGCAGCACACCAGCTCTGGGATTTTTGACGAAATTCAGTACCGAGACTGGGAACTAAACTGTTTTCCCAGTCGGGTTCCTCGCCTCGTGCCACAGCGTTTTTGAATAAGGCAATGCGTATCGCTAATTCAACACCCAGATTATCCGAGGCTCCAATTAGAACAGATGCTTCATCCAAACATTCTATAAGCCCCTTGAAATCATCGCATGCGAGAACATCTCCTTCAAAAAATTGAGGGGGAGAGGGTAAATCGGGAATATCGTTCCGCTCATGTTCAAGGCAGTGAATTTGTGCTCTGATTTTTACCACCTTCTTCGGTGCCTCTCTTGGCTGCTTTGGTCACCCACATATATCGAATAATTGGCCCTTCCCAGTGGGCTTTTTCCCAATTTAACTGAACAAAGAGGCAACACCCGTTGACTCAGGGAGCATATGCGACATAAACTTTCCAGTAGCTCATAGGAATGCAGTTTCAAAGTTCTTGAGTGAAGACCACGGGGTGGGAAAACTTCCCAAAGAAAAACCGACGATAAGGAGTTCCCCAATGAAGATTTCCAGACTGAAAATAAAGCGTTTTCGAGGTATCAGAAAATGCAGGCTTTTCTTCACTGATCACGCCGTTTTGGTAGGCGACAACAACAGCGGCAAATCTACAGTACTTGAGGCCATTGATCTTGCACTTGGCCCAGACAGGCTCAGCCGAAAACCGGTAATTGACGAACATGATTTCTATCTGGGAGAGTACTTGGCAAATGAAGGTGAGAAATCCAGAAAAATCAGGATTGAAGTTACAATAACGGGCTTAAACGATGAGCAGCGCAGCCGCTTTGCCGATTACATAGAATGGTGGGACAACTCAAAAGATGCCTTCCAGTCCGGGCCCCCCGGTAGAGGATGTTGACGATGATTCAATTGAAGAGGCACTCCGCGTAACGCTCCTGGGAAACTATGATCCCGAAGAAGATGATTTCTCGGGGAAAACCTTCTTTTCCGGAAGCCTAGAGGAAAGCGACTCACCCGTACCTTTCGGGAAAACGGATAAGAGGTATTGCGGGTTTCTCTACCTACATCGTTTTCTTCGCTCTTGACTAAAGATATAACGCATCAAAGAGAGAAGACTTGCCACATCCATTTGGACCGAACAGCATGATCAGGCGCGCCGTTTCCGGAATGCTCTCAATAGTCAGATGTGTAAAGCGTTTGAAATCCTTGATAACAATTTTTTCGAGTTTCATATCTGTTCTTCTGGCACTGCTAAAATTTGTCGGAAAATTCCGGCGCATCCACCTTTCCCCACCTGAAAACCCCGCTCCCTCACCATCAAAAGGGCATGAAAAAAGCGGGCAACCTTTGTGAGGGAGCCCGCTTCATTCAAGCTTTGTTAGCTTTTATTTTGGTTTTGTTCTTATTTCGCGAATTGGTCGATGTAAACCATCAGCCTTGTCTGAAATGCCCAGATCGTGTCCTCGGCTGTGGCAGTGACTTCATTAGCAGCTGCGTGAGCCTCCTGCAATTCCTTAAGACCGTCTCCGGCAAGCACCAGGCTTCCGATGAAGTCAAGGTTTACACCCGGATGAAGCGTCC
Coding sequences within:
- a CDS encoding AAA family ATPase: MKLEKIVIKDFKRFTHLTIESIPETARLIMLFGPNGCGKSSLFDALYL